CATATGAAGAAGGAATTTATGGAACAGATGATGCTTTTTTAGTAGAAAGATATGGTGGTAAAGTGATTGCTGTAAAAGGTGATGAAAAAAATATTAAAATAACAATAAAACAAGATTTAGAAAAAATGAAGTCATTTTTACAATATGATGAAATGAGTTCCTTAAGGATAGGGATAGGATATGATAGCCACAGACTTGTTTTTGGCAAGAAACTTATCATTGGTGGAGTTGAAATTCCTTATGAAAAAGGACTTGAAGGATATTCTGATGCAGATGTTCTTATACATGCAATAATTGACGCTATATTAGGTTCTGCAGGACTTGATGATATAGGTAGGCATTTCCCTGATACAGATTCTCAATATAAAGATATTTCAAGCTTTATTTTACTTAAAAGAACCCTTGAACTTGTAAAAAAGCAAAAAATTAAACCTGTATGGGTTGACTGCACGATTTTTGCTGAAAAGCCTAAGCTGTCTCCTTATATTTCAGCTATGAAAGAAAATTTGCACAAAATTGGGCTAAATGTAAATATTAAAGCAAAAACTAATGAAGGAATGGGTTTTATTGGAAGAGGTGAGGGGATTGCTGCTCAAGCAATATGCCTGAGCAGCATTACATTAGACCCTTAAGATATTTTGAGGTACATTTTTTACAGATGCAACTCCTGTAAGAAGCATTGCCTGTTTTAGTTCATTTTTTATATTTTCAAAATAAAGTTTAAGTCCTTCTTTCCCTCCACCAAAAACAGCGACCACAACAGGTCTTCCTATAAGCACAGCATCTGCCCCAAGTGCCAAAAGTTTGAGCACATCAACTCCTGAGCGGACTCCGCCATCTGCAATGATTGTTATTTTGCCTTTAAGTTTTTCTGTAATTTCAGGCAAAACTTCTGCAACCCCTGGTGTATGGTCAAGAATTCTTCCACCATGATTTGAGACAACAATGGCTGCTACTCCCATATTGTATGCTATTTCTGCTTCTCTTAGTGTCATTATTCCCTTTAAAATAAAAGGAAGTTTTGTTGCTTTAACAAGCTCTTCAATCTCTTTCGGAGATTTCGGACTTACTGGTTGTCCCTTAAGTGCCATTGTAATAAGTCCAGCTCCATCAATATCAACTCCCACGGCAATAGCTCCTGCCTCTTCAGCAATACGAATTCTTTTAATTATTTCGTCCTGAGTTCTTGGTTTAATTATCGGAATTCCTTTTCCATTATTTTGTTTGATTGCATTAATTCCACTTCCATACATTAATGGGTCTGCTCCGTCACCTATCCATCCAAGAGTGCCTGCCATAAGAGAGCCTGCAATTACTTCCTGTGTATAAACATCCTCAGTAACAGCTCCTCCCATGTTATATGTTGTACCAGTTATTGGTGCTGCCATAACAGGAAGGGAAAGCATTTGCCCGAAGATTTCAACTGATGTATTAGGTTCTTTTACATCATGAATAGTGGAAAGGTTGAGTTTAATCTTATTTAAAGCCTCAATATTAGCCTTAAAAGAAGAGCCTGTGCCAACACCTCCCATTCCTGGAACTTCTCCTGCACAGACAATCCCATTACATACAGGGCATACACGACAATATGGTTTAAGCTTTTCTTTAGCTGCTTTCTTTACTTCTTGCCAGTTCATCTTCCCTCCTAATAAAATTTTTATTTAATATGATATTATAAAACATAAAGGGCGGTTAGCTCAGCTGGGAGAGCGCCAGAATCGCACTCTGGAGGCCAGGGGTTCAAATCCCCTACCGTCCATTAGATTTTTCAAGGGGTTACATAGGGATACACTCCTAAAAGATACTGACTGTGCCAGTTTTTGTACCCTTTGATTTGTTAAGTGAGGGAGGAATTTATTTAGACAGGCACAGCTTTTATTTTGTGTTCTGGTAAAAAAAAGATGAGAATGTCCCAGAGTTATTTTAATGTTCTTATGCCTTTAAAATATTCATAACAAGGAAATTTGCAAAGGCGTATTTCAAGCCATGAAATCTGAGAGAAGTCAGAATCAAGATGAAAATTATGTAAATAGATTGTGCTATAATTTGAATCAAAAAATAACTATAAATTCGCTTTGAATGAATTGATTTTTAAGAAGAATTTAATGCCGAAGGCGGGACTCGAACCCGCACGGGTTTCCCCACACGCCCCTCAAACGTGCGTGTCTACCAGTTCCACCACTTCGGCTAATTATAATAATACCAAGAACTGTAAGTTTGTTTCAACCTTTTTACCTATCCTTAAATTTATCTTGCAATCTAAGATGACTTTTGTTCATGAGAGATTTTTGTTTTTTTAGATTTATCCCAAAGAAAAATATGAAATTATTAAAAAATCATGATAACATATGATATGTATAGAAAAAATCTTGAATTGAAGTTAATTGACTAAACTCTTTCAAATATATTAGAAAAAACTATGATGAATCGCTATTATTCATTTGGAGAATATTTAAAAGAAATATTCGGGAAAAAAGTCTATAAAGTAAACGTAGACGCAGGCTTTACATGTCCAAACAGGGATGGAACACTTGGAACAACTGGCTGTATTTACTGTAACAACGATTCCTTTAGGCCATCAAGTTGCGCACCTTCAAAGCCGCTTATTGACCAAATTAAAAATGGAATAGGATATTTAAAAGCAAGATATAAAGCAAAAGCATTTCTTGTTTATTTTCAACCTTATACAAATACTTATGCACCTATAGACCATCTTGAAAAACTTTATAAAGAAGCTCTTTCTCATCCAGAAGTAGTTGGACTTGCAATTGGAACACGTCCGGACTGTGTTGATGATGAAAAACTTGAGTTACTTCAAATGCTATCAAAAACTCATATGATAATTGTTGAATATGGAATGCAGTCAATTTATGAAAAATCTCTTGCGTATATTATGCGAGGGCATGATTATTCTACATTTCTTAAAGCTGTTTATAATACTCATGAAAGAGGTATTTTAGTCGGAGCACATATAATTGTTGGAATTCCCACAGAAACAAGAGAAGAATCGCTTGCCATGGCAGATGAAATAAATCTTCATCCAATAAAATTTCTAAAAATTCATCAACTTCAAGTTGTTAAGGATACTCTTCTGGCATATATCTATGAGAGAGATCCCTTTCCTGTTTTTGAGTATGAAAACTATCTTGATTTTATAGTTGATTTTATTGAAAGACTTCGTCAGGATATTGTTATACAGAGACTTTTTGCAACTTCACCAGAAGATATTTTAATTGCTCCTAAGTGGAATAAGACCAAACAAGAAATTTTAAATGATATAAATAGAAGATTTGAGGAGAGAAATGCTCGCCAAGGTTCAAAGTGCTCATTTGATAGGAATAGAGCCATATGCTGTTGATGTAGAAGTGGACATAGCACAGAGAGGACTTCCCCATTTCAACATTGTTGGTCTTCCTGATACAGCAGTCAAAGAATCTCGTGATAGAATCAAAGCTGCTTTTAAAAATACAGGATTTCCTTTTCCTATAAAACAGATTACAGTTAACTTAGCACCGGCAGACCTTAAAAAAGAAGGTTCATCTTTTGACCTTCCAATAGCCATAGGAATACTTTCTGCGGAAGGACACATTCCAAAGGATATTTTAAAGGACTTTTTAATTGTGGGAGAACTCTCTTTAGAAGGCAAAGTAAAGCCTATTAAGGGGAGTTTATGTATAGCTTCAAAAATGAAAAATGGCGCTATTAGAAAGATAATAATTCCTCCTGAGAATGCACAAGAAGCCTCAGTTGTAGAGGAAGTTGAGGTTTATCCTGTAAAAGATTTGGCAGAAACTGTCAATTTTTTAAGGGGTGAAAAACTTATTAAACCATTTAAATCAGAAGTTGCTTATTTAGAAGAGGTTGAACTTTATGAAGATCTTTCAGATGTTAAAGGGCAATTTCAGGCAAAAAGAGCACTTGAAATTGCGGCAGCAGGAGGACATAATATTTTGATGATAGGCCCACCAGGAAGTGGGAAAAGCATGCTTGCAAGAAGACTTCCAGGAATACTTCCACCAATGACCATTAATGAGGCAGTTGAGACAACAAAAATTCACAGTGTAGCTGGATTATTACCTGATGGAAAAGGTATTGTCAATTCACGTCCTTTCAGAGCACCCCATCATTCATCCAGTGACGTTGCTTTGATTGGCGGTGGGCAAATTCCAAAACCTGGCGAGGTTTCTCTTGCCCACAATGGAGTGCTTTTTCTTGATGAACTTCCAGAGTTTAAGAGGAATGTTTTAGAAGTACTTAGGCAACCTCTTGAAGATGGCTTTGTGACAGTTGCACGTAGCTACGCTACTGTTCAGTTTCCTTCAAGATTTTTATTGGTGGGATCTATGAATTCATGTCCTTGTGGTAACTACGGAGATAAATTTAAACCATGCACTTGCACTCCTCAAATGATAATTCGTTATCGTTCAAGGGTTTCAGGTCCTCTTCTTGATAGAATTGATATTCACATTGAAGTTCCAAGAGTAAACTATCAAGAACTGAAAGATGATACCCCTTCAGAAACTTCAAAAACTGTCAGAGAAAGAGTAATCAGAGCAAGACAGATTCAACTTAAAAGATTTACAAACGAAGGAATATATTGTAATGCGCATATGAAAGCAAAGCATTTAAAGAAATTTTGCCGACTTGATGAAGACTGTCATAAACTTCTTCAGTCTGCTATGGAAAAACTTGGGCTAAGTGCAAGAGCTCATTCAAAGATAATCAAAGTTGCAAGGACAATAGCTGATCTTGAAGGTTTAGAACATATAAAATCTCAACATATAGCAGAGGCAATACACTACCGCAGCCTTGAAAGGCAGAGTTTTTAAATGCTTGAACTGCTTTTTATTGGAGTATCCTCTTTCATAATAGCTCTATCTGGAGCAATGATGCCAGGTCCTCTTTTTGCAGTAACGGTTTCAGAGACACCACGCAGAGGTATACTCACAGGACCTATTTTGGTAACTGGACATGGTGTGCTTGAGTTAGTTCTTTTATTTTTAATTATCTCCGGTGTAGGGAATTTTTTACAGATGAAAGAGACATTTATTGCTGTTGCTTTTATAGGAGCTGTGTTTCTTTTTTTTACAGGATTATCAATGTTTCGTTCCATACCAAAACTTAGTTTAAACAACAACATAAACATGCAGACAAAGGGATCCCTCTTTTTATCAGGTATTTTACTGAGCCTTGCCAATCCATACTGGTCATTCTGGTGGGCAACAATAGGAATTGGCTATCTTGTTCAGGCAATGGAAATCGGAGCTTTTGGTATAGCTATATTTTTTTTAGGGCATATAATGGGAGACCTTGCTTGGTATTCAAGTGTATCCTTTGGCATTTATAAAGGGAAAAAATTTTTAAGTGACAGCCTCTACAAAAAAATGGTTTTTATTTGTTCTCTTATCCTTATAGGTTTTTCATTTTATTTCGTCTATACAGGGATTAGAAAGCTAAAAGATTTTTTGTAATACCATATTTCGTTAGATTTTAAGGCGTTTGTGGTTCAAGGAGGAATTGAAATGGTAAGATATGACATAACTTTTTTTAGTGATTTTGATATTTATCTTTTTAAAGAAGGAAATCACTTCAATGCTTACGAAAAGCTCGGTTCTCATATCATAGAGGTTGATGGGAAAAAAGGAACTTACTTTGCTGTATGGGCTCCTAATGCAGAAAGAGTCTATGTCATAGGTGATTTCAATGGATGGGAACTTTCGCATCCTCTTTCAGTAAGATGGGATAACTCTGGTATATGGGAAGGTTTTATTCCAGAAATTGATAAAGGAACAAAATATAAATATTACATAATATCAAAATATGGTTATCACTTGGAAAAAGGAGACCCCTATGCTTTCTTCTGGGAAATACCTCCTGCCACTGCCTCAATTGTTTGGGATTTAGAATATAAATGGAATGATGAAGAATGGATGAAAAACAGGGTTAAAAGAAATGGGCTTAACTGTCCAATATCAATTTATGAGGTTCATCTTGGTTCATGGAGAAGAGTTCCTGAACAGGGAAATAGGTTTTTAACATACAGAGAGCTTGCTGAATGGTTACCAAAATATGTAAAAGATATGGGATTTACACATGTTGAATTTTTACCAGTTATGGAGCATCCTTTTTATGGTTCATGGGGATATCAAACAATCGGATATTTTGCACCAACTTCAAGATATGGCACTCCTCAGGATTTTATGTATCTGATTGATAAGCTTCATCAAAATGAAATAGGAGTAATTCTGGATTGGGTTCCTTCACATTTTCCTGATGATGGGCACGGACTTAGTTTTTTTGACGGAACATATCTTTATGAACATCAGGATCCGAAAAAAGGATATCATCCTCACTGGCATAGTTATATTTTCAATCACGGAAGAAATGAGATTAGAAATTTTCTTATAAGTTCTGCTGTCTTCTGGCTGGATAAATATCATATTGATGGATTAAGAGTTGATGCTGTTGCTTCAATGCTTTATCTTGACTACGGAAGAGCAGAAGGAGAATGGATTCCAAATAAATACGGAGGTAAGGAGAATTTAGAAGCAATAGAATTTATAAAAAGACTTAATGAAACAGTGTATGAAAAATATCCTGATACACAAACTATTGCTGAAGAGTCTACTGCATGGCCTCTTGTTACGCATCCTACATATATTGGCGGACTTGGATTTGGTATGAAGTGGAATATGGGCTGGATGCATGATACACTTTATTATTTCTCAAAAGATCCTATATACAGAAAATATCATCATGGAGAGCTTACTTTTAGTATCTGGTATGCCTTTTCTGAAAACTTTGTGCTACCACTTTCCCATGATGAGGTTGTTTATGGAAAAAGTTCTCTTTTGAATAAAATGCCAGGAGATCAATGGCAAAAGTTTGCAAATCTGAGACTTCTTTTTGGTTATATGTATGCTCATCCCGGGAAAAAACTTCTTTTCATGGGAGGAGAGTTCGGGCAATGGGATGAATGGTATCATGAGGGAAGTTTACACTGGCATCTTCTTGATTATCCAGAACATCAGGGCATTCAAAAATTGGTAAGGGATTTAAATAATCTTTATAAAACTGAGCCAGCTCTTCATGAACTTGATTTTTCACCAGCAGGTTTTGAATGGATTGATTGTAGTGATGCAGACCAGAGTGTTGTAAGCTTTCTAAGAAAAGCAAAAGATCCGAAAAATGTTATTATAGTTGTGTGTAATTTTACTCCTGTTCCGAGATTTAATTACAGAATTGGAGTTCCCTTTAAAGGTTACTGGAGAGAGATTTTAAATAGTGATTCCTGGATTTATGGAGGAACTAATCATGGAAACACTGGAGGAGTTGAGGCAGACCAGATACCTTGTCATGGAAGACCTTATTCTTTGTGTCTGACCCTTCCTCCATTGGGAATTCTGTTTCTTAAATGTCAGGGCATAGTGTAATCAAGAAACTTTTAATTCCCTTTAGGTTTCCTCCTTTGGACATTCCGAGTGTCCTCAATGGGTAAGAGGAATCTCTCTTTGATGCAATAGAAAAAAGGAGGAGATTCCTCGGCTGCTTCCGCAGCCTCGGAATGGCAAAAAGAAGTAAGAGGTGATATATGAAAATAGATAGAGATTATATTCACGGATATACTGACAAAGAAACTATTCGTCTTGAAAATCAGGCTAATTGTTTGAATGATCTTCTTCACTATGATTCTGTTTTTCCAGAGAATTCGCTAATTCTTGAAGCTGGATGTGGCGTAGGTGCACAAACTAAGATTGTTGCTTCAAAAAATCCGAATTCAAAATTCATATCCATTGATATTTCTGAAGATTCATTAAATAAAGCAAGAGCATTAATTCAATCACTTAATATTGATAATGTTGAGTTTCAAGTCGGAGATATTTTTGATTTACAATTTCCAGATGAGTATTTTGATCACATTTTTATTTGTTTTGTTTTAGAACATCTTGCAACTCCCATTGAGGCTTTAAAGTCATTAAAAAGAGTATTAAAAAAGGGCGGAAGCATTACTATAATTGAAGGAGATCATGGTTCTGCCTATTTTTATCCTTATAGTCATTACGCGCAGTTAGCAATAAATGCTCAGATAACATTACAACTAAACATTGGAGGTAATGCTTTAATTGGGAGACAACTTTATCCTCTTTTGACAGAATCTGGTTACAAAAATTGTAAAGTGTCTCCAAGAATGGTTTATGTTGATTCAAGTAAACCAAAATTTGTTGAAGGCTTCATAAAAAACACTTTTATAGCTATGATTGAAGGAATCGGAGAAAAAGCTATAAATAGCTTAATTATTGATGAAGATTCTTTTGATAAAGGAGTTCAAGATTTATATAGAACAACCCAAGCAGATGGAACATTTTGCTATACGTTTTTTAAAGGCACTGGATATAATATTTGACACTACTGAGAAATTTTGATTTGAGTCTGTTTGGGTTATAATAGAATATAAAACAAAACTACCACGTAGAGATTTTGGGGATTATTCTGAGATAGAACAAAAAGCGGAAGCACTTTCAAGTGAAGATTCTAAGGAAATGGATTCAATGAAAAATAAAAAAGATATTTAATCATGGAAATTCATCTTATTTTCCTTTATCTTGCCATCTTGCTCTTTTTTGCAAGGCTAACAGGAGACATTTTTGCTAAATTTGGAATTCCTTCAGTAATTGGTGAAATATTTGTAGGAATCATGCTTGGGCAGAGTGTTTTAGGTATTATTCCTCTAAGTGACGTAATGAAGCTTCTTGCTGAACTTGGGATAATACTTCTTCTTTTTCATATAGGACTTGAAGCAGACCTTAAACAACTAAAAGAAGTGGGTTTCTCTGCCGCTACTGTGGCGATAACAGGGGCACTTGCTCCTATGGTTATTGGTTTTCTTGTATCTTACTATGTTTTTAATTTTCCCACTATCACTTCTTTGTTTATTGGTGGAACTCTCACTGCCACAAGCATTGGCATTACTGTAAGGGTTCTTGAAGATCTGGACAAGATGAAAGAACGTTTTGCTCAAGTTGTGCTTGGTGCAGCAGTGCTTGATGATATATTTGGAGTTGTGGTGCTTGCTGCATTATATGAATTTTCAAAAACTCAGGAAATAAATGTAAATGCAACCATTCTTTTGGTGTTTTATATCGGAACATTCTTTCTCTTTGCACCAATTATCGGCAAGATTTTTGCCTATTTTGTAAGCAGTCTTGCAAAAAGACTTAATACTCTTGATTTTGTTCCACCTGTGGTTGTGGCAATAATTCTGCTTTTTGCTTTTGCTGCCCATGAGATAGGCTTGCCTGAGATACTTGGTGCTTTCACTGCAGGAATTGCCTTTTCAAGAAGATTTACCATTCCCTTTGCAGCAGCCTTTCAAGCAGATAAAGCAATAATTCATAAGATTGAAGAGTCTTTGAAGCCACTTATCTGGCTTTTTACTCCTATATTTTTTGTCTACGTGGGACTACAACTTAATCTAAAGGCAATAGATTTCACTTCAGGACATTTCTGGCTCTTAAGTGCTGTTTTGTTCATAGTTGCCCTTATAACCAAGTTAGTTGCAGGATTATTTGTAAAAGGAACGATGAGAGAAAAATTAAGTGTAGGCTTTTCCATGCTTCCAAGAGGTGAAGTAGGGCTCATCTTTGCAGAATTTGGAAGATTAAGCGGCATTTATGATCATACCCTTTATGCTGTTATTATTTTTGTAGTTGCTCTTACAACTTTACTCGCTCCGATTGTGCTTAAAAGTTTATGGAAAACAGAACAAACTACAACTTAATCTCTGGCAATTGAGATAGAGATTCTTTTATTTTTTCATCAGGATATTCAAAATCAGTAAGCTTACCAGATAAATATGCTTCATAAGAGGGCAGGTCAAGAAAGCCTATGCCACTTAAATTAAAGAGTATTACTTTTCTTTTGCCCTCTTCTTTTGCTTTCAGAGCTTCATCTATTGCAACTTTTATGGCATGAGCACTTTCAGGTGCAGGAATTATTCCTTCGCTTCTTGCAAAAAGTATAGCAGATTCAAAAACAGCAGTTTGTCCTACTGCTACTGCTTCAATTAATCCATCATGGCAGAGTTGACTCACAAGAGGTGAGTCTCCATGATATCTCAATCCTCCTGCATGAATTCCCGGAGGTACAAAGTCATGCCCAAGTGTATACATCATAAGAAAAGGCGTAAGTCCAGCTGTGTCACCATAGTCATATCTGAACTCTCCCTTTGTAAGTGTTGGACAGCTTGAGGGTTCAACTGCTATAACTCTTACTTCCTTTCCATGAATTTTATCATAAAGAAATGGGAAACTGACTCCGCCAAGATTGCTTCCTCCTCCACAGCAACCGATTACAATATCAGGATAATCTCCTGCAATTTCAAGTTGTTTTTTGCATTCAAGCCCAATAATTGTCTGATGAAGTAAAACATGATTTAGCACCGAACCAAGTGCGTAATTTGTATCTTTATGGGTTGCTGCATCTTCAACCGCCTCAGATATTGCTATACCAAGTGTTCCAGGGTGGTCTGGATTTTCTCTGAGAATTCTTCTACCTGATTCAGTTTTATCAGAAGGAGATGGATAAACCTTTCCTCCCCATGTTTCCATCATTATTCTTCTGTAAGGCTTCTGGTCATAACTAACTCTTACCATATAAACTGTTATCTCTATGCCCATCAATGCTCCTGCCAAGGAAAGTGCTGAACCCCATTGTCCTGCACCTGTTTCTGTAGCAATTCTTTTTATTCCTTCAATCTTGTTGTAATAAGCCTGAGGTATAGAGGTATTTGTTTTATGGCTTCCTGCAGGACCAAGTCCTTCATGTTTGAAATAAATCTTTGCAGGAGTCTGAAGAGCTTTTTCAAGTCCAATAGCTCTGTAAAGAGGTGTTGGTCTAAAGCTTGCGTAAATATTTAAAACTTCTTCAGGAATGTTTATCCATCTTTGAGTGCTTATTTCTTGTTCAATAAGAGATATGGGAAATATTACTTTTAAATCATCTGCAGATATAGGCTTTTTAGTTTGAGGATTAAGGGGTGGTGGCGGTAACTTAGGCATATCAGCCTGTATATTATACCATTGCATTGGTAAATCTTTTTCTGAAAGTAAAATTCTTCTCATTCTGCCCTCCTGTTAAGATTAATTTTTAATTATGAAAGCAATCCCCAAATTTTTGCAACACTTACAGTTTGACATTTATTTATCAAAGTTTGTAGTATTTACAATATGCTAAAAATTGCAGTAATTGATGGACAGGGTGGAGGAATTGGTAGTTACATTATTAAATCTCTCAGAGAAGCATTTGGAGATAAAATAGAAATTTTGGCACTTGGAACAAATGCTGCAGCCACAGCAAATATGATGAAATGTAAGGCAAATAAAGGAGCTTCTGGAGAAAATGCAATTATCTGGAATGTTAAGAAAGTTGATCTCATACTGGGGCCATTAAGTATTCTTGTGTCAAATGGAATGATGGGAGAGTTGACTTCAAAAATGGCTGAGGCAATAGGAAGCAGTCCAGCAAGAAAAATTCTGTTACCAATTAATCAGGAAGGGATTGATATTATAGGTTTTATTAAAGAGCCTCTTCCACATCTTGTGGAAAAATTAATCCTTCATATAAAGGAGGAATTCAATGTGTGAAGCAAATGCATATGTAATTAAAAATGGTGAGGAGGAGATTTATTTAGAATCTGTGGATATATTAAAACCTGAAGGAAACCAAATATATCTTAGAAACATATTTGGAGAACAGAAGGTTTTTAAAGGTAAAATTAAAGAAATGTCACTGCTAAATCATAAAATTATTCTTGAAGAAGATCGGTAGTATATAAAATTCAACATAATCATGCTCATTCGTTTTATTGAGTTCCAGAAGTTTGATCCATATTTAAATATGGCAATTGACGAATCTATTAGTTTTTTTGTGCGACAGAGTAGAGTTTTACCAACTTTCAGGCTATATGGATGGAATAAAAAAGCGATAACTATCGGAGAGTTTCAGAAAATTGAAGAAATCAATCAGGATTTTTGCCTTAATCATGAAATTCCAATTGTAAGAAGACCAACAGGAGGCAAAGGTATTCTGCACTATGATGACTTCACATACA
The Thermodesulfovibrio yellowstonii DSM 11347 DNA segment above includes these coding regions:
- a CDS encoding TrpB-like pyridoxal phosphate-dependent enzyme; translation: MRRILLSEKDLPMQWYNIQADMPKLPPPPLNPQTKKPISADDLKVIFPISLIEQEISTQRWINIPEEVLNIYASFRPTPLYRAIGLEKALQTPAKIYFKHEGLGPAGSHKTNTSIPQAYYNKIEGIKRIATETGAGQWGSALSLAGALMGIEITVYMVRVSYDQKPYRRIMMETWGGKVYPSPSDKTESGRRILRENPDHPGTLGIAISEAVEDAATHKDTNYALGSVLNHVLLHQTIIGLECKKQLEIAGDYPDIVIGCCGGGSNLGGVSFPFLYDKIHGKEVRVIAVEPSSCPTLTKGEFRYDYGDTAGLTPFLMMYTLGHDFVPPGIHAGGLRYHGDSPLVSQLCHDGLIEAVAVGQTAVFESAILFARSEGIIPAPESAHAIKVAIDEALKAKEEGKRKVILFNLSGIGFLDLPSYEAYLSGKLTDFEYPDEKIKESLSQLPEIKL
- a CDS encoding DUF3842 family protein: MLKIAVIDGQGGGIGSYIIKSLREAFGDKIEILALGTNAAATANMMKCKANKGASGENAIIWNVKKVDLILGPLSILVSNGMMGELTSKMAEAIGSSPARKILLPINQEGIDIIGFIKEPLPHLVEKLILHIKEEFNV
- a CDS encoding CooT family nickel-binding protein codes for the protein MCEANAYVIKNGEEEIYLESVDILKPEGNQIYLRNIFGEQKVFKGKIKEMSLLNHKIILEEDR